Below is a genomic region from Helianthus annuus cultivar XRQ/B chromosome 2, HanXRQr2.0-SUNRISE, whole genome shotgun sequence.
AAGTTGGTCACGCGTTGATTggcgtggaacaccaccaccgcTGCCAATCACCACGCGTGAATGTGGCAACGCGTGGTGGTCTCCACGTATGGAAAATGATTGTTACCATTTGAGATTTGAACGTTGGACTTTGTATACGTTTGAGATTTGAAACAGAggattttggaatttgaatcAATTGAGATCGATTTTACTGTGAGAGAAATTAAGAATGAAAGATGAAAGTTTATTGGGAAAACAGATGAATTTCACCTACAAACTTGTTGAATTTTGATGACTTATGCGAAAGTGATGAGAACGGAGAGTTGTGTGTTTGTGTTGAAGGggtggagagagagagatgaaagTAGCAGGCGGATGAAATTGATAATCAAATGATCTGATTTTTTGTTTactttgtaatttttatttaaatgaaattgttaatttataatttaaaaaaaaccaTCATTAGTGATGatggacatttccactaaaatccatcactagtgatggaataaagctcgatgacgtgacggaacttgattggatgttgtgagtgatggaattccatcactagtggaGCGCCCCTACCCCTTACTCTCAAATATGTATAGGATAATTATTAATCGGTTTAAACAAAGACAAACCGTTAAGAGTTTCACATTCAATAGTTTAACTTTCATCTCAATAATTTTTATTTCGATTTTCATGCACATTTAATTTTTTTCATATTGAAATGAAAAATCGTGAAATAAGATAATGTGTTTTTAGACTAAATTAATTGATAAATAAACTAAATAAGAAATCaatattccaaaaaaaaaaaacaagatccAACAAACAATAATAATGATATAAACAAACAGAGTAgggttcctacggaaagtgtgtttttcctagaaagtctaggaagcgatcttgtccatccgattggtgtgtttaagggttgagattaaatcaatggcaatcttgtaataattaactatatttaatagattgttttaaatgagtaggggcaatttcgtccttatgtgtgttttaaaCCAATAAAAAATAACCGTCAGAGATATCACATCTCCTAAATACACGCcaatttccctctctctctctctctttctctctctaaacccaaattcggaaacccccaaaatcataccaaaaatacctaaaatcatggatgaagataagagattttcctTGTTCCATATACGTAAGATCAAGCTTTCATTGTACTGCGTGTTTTACAAAGCGATTACGGGTGATTCTTGTTTGTAATTGACGGTATTTTGCTGGTTGCAGGGAAGAGATTCAAAAAGCAGGAAACTTTGGAAAGGATAGATAGCAGCGGAACAGTTACCGGAAGCCGATCGAAAGCTGGGGCGAAATCTgctgatgtaaaacacatttgtatgaatctgcttgttgttaaaacacagctgtatgaatctgaatgataaaacacatttgtatgaatatgcttgctgttaaaacacagttgtatgaatctgaatgctaaaacacaactgtatgaatctgcttgctgttaaaacacatttgtatgaatctgtttgctgttaaaacacacctgtatgaatctgaatgctaaaacacaactgtatgaatctgcttgctgttaaaacacaactgtatgaatctgaatgctaaaacacaattatatgcatctgcttgctgttaaaacacaactgtttgaatctgaatgctaaaacacaactgtatgaatctgcttgctgttaaaacacagctgtatgaatctgaatgctaaaacacaactgtatgaatctgcttgctgttaaaacacaactgtatgaatctgaataataaaacacagttgtatgaatctgcttgctgttaaaacacatcaccaagaacaaactgttaaaacacagtaccaagaacatgctgatagattccagcaagaaaaagaaggaatgattgatattacgtgagatcagaaatcgaaaacaaaaaattccgaaatttatgtatagttagttattaaagataatttcctaaaataaaaatagattgtgaaagtacataaatgcccttttagataaaatccttcaatgccacatgtcacgttcttattgcttcctagactttatgtcacgttcttattgcttcctagactttctaggaaaaacacactttccacccaactcctactctaaacaaacaaacacaataatACTTGTATATATAGCTATGGCATTTGACAAGTTAGATAAGCCCAAACAAACACAAAGGTTTTTATTATGATGGACTTTTAAAGACTTGGGTTTAATTTATATAAGGtccaaacaaacacaaacaaatattCTTATCTTCTATATTATTCATTATCTTCTCCAAAACCCTAAAGCAATCCACTGAGGAgcagccgccaccaccaccgctggcctgaatgttttttttaagtttaatctCTACTTTTCTCTTCAATTGTTTATAACCACTATCTGTTATTAGATCTACACTTCCTACAGGATAATTAGCAACATGTATCAATGAATTATACCGCTTAGGCAATTCCTGAAAACAAGAAGAACAATATATTTATCACAGAAggtaaataataaaaacaatgAAACAAATTAAAATTTTATAACATCTAACAAATAAAAATTGGCAAATAAAGCAGAGTTCCTAACCAACTGAGATTTATACGGATCCGCCATATGAACCAGAAACCCAACTTCCATACCTGCAAAGAAAATAAGAATACACACAAAAAAACTTGAAATTAGAACAATGTTATATTCAAAAAAACAGAACAAAAAGTCTGTTTTATTAAATTTTCTAACTCTGTAACAACATGGTAACATAAATCTGTCTATATAATCAAAAATAGCGTTTAGGGTTTATGATGGAATGAATGAACTGGAAAAATAACAAAAGAGGATTAACCTGACACAAATAGAAATCCATTACGGTGTATAAGAACATCAATAAACAGACAAATTACAACAATCAACTGGTTAAAATCTCATATCAAAAAGAATTAGCGGATCCGTTAACATAAACAACTACATACAAATCATACAtcaaaattagggttttctaatAACAAACTAAAAAATCCCATAGATAGGTGGAATCCAACTTACCGATGCGTGAATTTCGAAGTCTGATGATGAACATAAAACAGAGCACGCTTCTTCAGTCGTCGTTTGAAACATCCGATTAAAAGCAAGAATTTGTATATAGGCGGTAGAATTGGAAACGGTTCCATAATTTCCTAAAAAAACTTCCGATAATTGATTAATTTTTCAACCTTCCATATATAATCTAAAGAGAGCGGTAATAGAATTGAAGGAATTGAAGGAAATTGAAGGAAAATAGAGAGAAGAGGAGAATGGCGCCTAAAATCCCAATTCTCTGGCCAAAGAGAATAGCCATATCAaagtcaaatagtcaacattattttgctttagtataagagatagatagtattgttttattatttatttttattatctaGAAGTTTACTCTCTTAGGAATTAGGAAAattaccgaaatacccctactttCAACTGAAtgttttaactgagttagagccTTGGAGCAAACTGGAGACAAAATCCAAACATTGGgtagtaaaatgactatttttaaaggtttgggtcaaaaccgttaaaatgaccaaaccacagagagcaaaacggaagtttactcaataTATTAATATGTTATCTTACAAAACATaagaaatatattttaaatatataattttttaatcttttttgtCTACGTTGTTTGCTAAGCAGCTGTGACAATTTTTTGTTAAGAACCTATTTGCTAAGCAATTgtgacaaatttttttttttttgttaaaaaagtGAAACTGTATAAATTCTTTTAAATAACTAACGGAAACAAAAAATTGGAAAATATTGTTATCAAGTAAATACGACTTAATTTACAATTTTACATGAGTGATAGAGCAAGTGAAAAAACTTGCTATTTATTATATTCTGTCATGATTATACTTAAATAGTGATATTATATTACAAACCATTTGAAAGATTTGAATTGATGTTTTAGCCACCCACCATGATATTGTGAACGCATTCATTCACACAAACTTTGTCAAATATTGAGTGGATGTTTCGACGCAACCTCATGTGTGTTTTAGCCACCCACCATGATATTGTGAACGCATTCATTCACACAACTTTTGTCAAATATTGAGTGGATGTTTCGACGCAACCTCATGTGTGGTTGAAAGATTACTATTTGAGAGTGAAAATTTGGCGTCTAGCAACTTGCTAGTTGATTAATAAAAATTTTGttggccaaaaaaaaaaaattcagagtGAAAATAATTAACGCTATATGGTGTGGTGACATTCCTAATCGTCAACATCACTCTTCATATAGGCTTCACGTCACTTCACCGTTATCTACCATTCTCACCACGCTATCAGGGGCGCAACTTTGCGGGGGCCGGGAGGAGGGAGCGCCCGAcctcccgaacttttcgctcagtagtaactggtatgtagttttcgtatagaatttttaggtatatacgttttcgaccctccggttttataatttttttaggtatatacgttttcaacctTCCGGTCGAAAATTTCAAGCTTTGCCACTGTACGCTATATGGTGTAGTCCATGACCCCCATTCTCCACCACCAATTAACCGGTATGTGGGgggaccccccgaacttttcgctcagtagtaaCCGGTATGTAgctttcgtatagaatttttaggtatatacgttttcgaccctccggttttataatttttttaagtatatacgttttcaacctcccggtcggaaatctcaggCTTTCCCACTGCACGTTATATGGTGTAGTCTATGACCCCCATCCTCCACCACCAATTAACCGGTATGGGGGGGGAcctccgaacttttcgctcagtagtaactggtatgtagttttcgtatataattttttagatatatacgtttttgaccctcaggttttataatttttttaggtatttatGTTTTCTACCCCTAGACGGAAaactcaagcttcgccactgcacgCTATATGGTGTGGTTCATGACCCCCATCTTCCACCACCAATTAAATTCCCCGGCTTAATTCAAAGAGACTCATGGTTAGCATACAAATATCCATGCTGACCGTATGGCATTGTACAAGGAATCTATAGTAGGTAATAAACATTAAAAATATGATTATTATACTATTTTGTGACCGACATTGAAATTTCGTTGGACGTGTGGGGAAGGGGTAAACAAAAGTCTTGCCAATGGCATTACCAAGCCAAGCACATGCTAGCTTTTGTTTATATTTATAATATAATTTATAATATAAAGTTAGAAGATGGTCCTGCCTGACATTGCCTTCTAAATTCCCACTAGCTTCTCAAACCACTATCTTTATTCAATGGCTTCTACTTCATCCCAACCATCCATGGGTTCTTCTCGCCCATGTCAAACCAGGTTTAATGTTTTTCTAAGCTTTAGAGGTGAGGATACTCGTCATTCCTTTACAGATCACCTCTACGCGGCACTAAATCGAGCATCAATTTATGCGTTTAGAGATAACGATGAGATCAAAAGTGGTCAAGCTTTGGAGCCCGAAATTGTTAAAGCAATCGAAAATTCAAGGGCCTCTATTGTTGTATTGTCGCAAAACTACGCCAAATCCAGATGGTGCCTTGAAGAGCTTTCGTTGATCCTCGAACAAAAGAGGAAGTGTAATCATTTCGTGTTGCCGGTGTTTTATCACGTTGATCCCTCGGATGTCCGAAACCAACGACAGAGTTTTCTCATAGAACCAAAGGAGGGAAAGTGGACAGAGGTTAATGTGACTAGGTGGAAGTCAGCTCTAACAGAGGTTGCTAATTTGGCTGGAATGGTTGTTTCAGGGTACGACCAACAATTTAAGCTTTAGAACATTGTGTTTCATTTAACTATGATGATTGATATTGTTTAGGGGTGAGCATAAAATCGAGCCAAATCTAAAATTAAACTTGTTTAATAAACAAGTCTGTGTCCGAGTCCGGGCTTCACTTATGTAGTTTGCGAGTCTGGCCTATTATTTACATAAATTTTTATTTAGGATGTTAAAtgtattttttataataattatcattatataaaaatatgatgAAAATAGCTTTAtttatatagtgtgaggttcattgggaaACACTAAAAAAATAAAGAACCGGGCAACAgtgcatttaacatgttaaacatatattataaaatcaacatgttcaaaataaattttttaaaatttttttcggcccttttctttataaaaatgGGTAGAAGCCATCCAATAAAAAAAGTATTTATGTAAAAAATATATTTAGccttttttaactgttttttaaacatctttttttatatttttagtttttgattatttttattaaaaatgcttcAACATATATTTATAAGGAAAAGTGccgaaatttaaaaaaaaatgtttttaacctgttaagttgaatttttaagatatataatGCAGTGTTCCCCGGTTcttcacttttttagtgttccccaatgaaccttcccctatataatGTTTTAGTAGAGAGATGTCTTCACAATGCGATGAGAACACACATTGTGGTAATCACGTAACatatttttgttaaataaaaaaaactatagaATTTTGTACTCAAATTAAAAATCGTGGGATGGATGGTTTAAAATTAACAATATCTTTAAAATAACTATACAATATGTTTAAAACTTGTATTACTTAAACTTTGAAAATTATGTAAAATTACCTTGTTTGTCCTCCTTATATGTATtgtaatatagtatagatataaagGTTGAaatttgtgtgtgtatatataaaattataaactaaaataaataaataaattaataaatagtAAATGAGTCGTGATTGAGCTCAAATAGGCTCGTTTACACTCCTAGATTACTATTGTTGAATTTTCATAAGGAATGAGAATTTGTGCCCGGTAGATAAGCATGTATATATAATTTGCAAATAGGTACATGAATACATGTTGATCAAATGATAATTCCAAAATCACATAAATTTATTAAGTAGTTACCAGTTTTATTTTACGTAGTTGAGTTCTTTAGTGTTCCTCTTCTTTTGTTCTAGGTCTGAAACAGAGTTTATTGCAAATATTGTGGATAGAATTGACTCCGAACTAGATTTGAAACTTATTAGTACTCCAGCTCATCTAATTGGGATGGAGAATCGAGCTGAATATATCAATTCATGGTTGAAAGATGAGCACTCCAACAATAATGTTCTAGCGGTTTGTGGAATGGGAGGTAGTGGCAAGACCACGTTGGCTCAATATATTTACAACTCAAACAAGCACAACTTTGAAAGTGCTTGTTTTCTTGAAGACATTGGAAAGCACTCCAAAGAAACTTATGGTTTGCTTGGGCTACAAAAGCAACTTCTCACAGACATTTTAGGAGGCAATAATAAAATGATATCTTGTGTTGCTGAGGGTACGACTAAGATTAACAATGTGTTACAAATGAAAAAAGTTCTTATAGTTCTTGACGATATTGATGAACTCGATGAACTAGACGCAATACTTGGTACGAAGGCCACTTATACACAAGGCAAGATTATTGTAACAACTAGACTTCTAAATATACATTCATGGTTTGAGTCCATATCCTGGAGGTGTCATGTGCACGAACACAAATTGTTAAATGGTCAAGAATCGTTAGAGGTATTAAGTTATTATGCCTTTGGGTCCAAACTTCCTTTGGAAGGTTTTGGAGACCTTGCATTACAGTTGGCACAATATTGTGGAGGAAATCCTCTAGCTCTTAAAGTTTTAGGTTCTTCTTTGTTTGTTAGTGCCGCAGACCCACGGGAAAGAAATTACATAGTAGAAATTTGGAAAAGTAGATTGAATTCACTGAGTTCATTGAAAGGAGACCTTGATAGTAAAATCCAAGGTGTACTACAAAAGAGCTTTGATTCCTTACCACATGCTAGGGACAAAGAGTTGTTTTTACATATAGTTGCTTTCTTTGTTGGAGAAGATGAGGATTATGTGGTTAAGATATTGGAGAACGACTGGCATGCAACAGATGGGATCATGACCCTCATCAATAGATGCCTTCTAACTATTTCACCAAATAAGAAACTAGTGGTGCATCAGCTACTTCAAGATATGGCAAGAACTATAGATCGTGAGGAGTCCAAAGATCATGCAAAACGTAGCAGAGTGTGGTGCGATGAGGAATCTTATTGTGTGTTAACAAAAGGAAACGTAAGATGCTTCTTATATGTATTTTTTAGATTAATTTTCATTTTACAACCGTCTATTTCAACTACCTTAgtttctttttatgtttttttctttGCAGGTTTCGGAAACTATTGAAGGTCTAACCCTTGACACCCGGAAGCTAAAGAAATGCACAAAGGTAAGATAGAGAAGTCCCTTTATGAGTTGACACTCGACTGAACTctattcaaatttcaaaaatcaAATAACCACACTAAACTAGTAACTCGGACTCTACATATATAGACTTTCATAAGTAAAAGAAAACACCAAAATTGCCATTTTTTGGGTATAGGgataccccggtgaattttataaatgaaACAATAATGTACACGAGTGAGCCAGAAAAGCACACTAGGCTAGACTTTTGTCTCGCAAAAGAACATAACTTCAATGATTGATGCTTATCAATCGTGTTAGCAGTGTTTCGATATAAGTGTTATGAATTGTCATATATCCGTGATGCATTTAAATTTAACTTTTAGTGCATTTCATCTCTAATACGAGGCATGCTAATTATGTTGCTTCATGCTAAATTTGCAGGTACCAACCATTAAAACAAGTTCTCTTGCAAAGATGCACAAACTAAAGTTGCTCCAGCTGAAATATGTGAAACTTAGTGGGTCATACAAGAATTTTCCAAAATTAAGATGGTTGTGTTGGCATAGATGTTATTTGAGAACAATACCCTTAGGCTTATTGATGAACAACTTCTTGGTGGCTATTGATTTGACTCGTGGAAACTTGGAAAAGTTTGAACCGCCCCAGGTAGAAATAAGCTTTCTGTGTATCAACTCAACTTTTAGCTTCTCTAATAAACAAAGACTTTAACTAAATGTAATGtattaaataaaacttgttaTTTATGGGACAGGTTCTTAATTCATTGAAGATTCTGAATCTTAGATCTTGTACGAGACTTGTTAGTATCCGCAAGCTCTGCCGACTCCCAAATCTTGAGACGTTGATCCTTTGGCATTGTTATAGGCTGGCTCATGTTTGTGAAACTATAGGAAGCCTTCAGAGTCTTGTTCTACTGAATTTGGTGGGATGTACAAAACTGTGGAAGTCCTCACGGAATAAGAAACATGTATATCAATTAGAAAGGATAAAAGCTTTGTGTAATGGTGGAGGAACTCAAGAAGAACCATTGCTCTCCTTCCCACAGTCATTGAGGTTTTTGTTTCTTGATTACTGCGACCTTGAGTATCAAAATGACCTTAGTGTTTTATTCAACGGCCCATTAGTTGGCATTAGTTTAAGAGGTAATCTCTTTGAGTTCATGCCCAATAACATTGAACTTAGAATGCTTCGAGTACTCAACTTGACTTCTTGTAAAAACCTCAAGTCCATTTTATGTCTCCCAAGTACAATAGAGGAGTTGTATACATATAGGTGTAGATCACTGGAGAAAGTAACATTCCAATCAACTCGTTTCGAACTGCGGAAGTTTAGATATAAA
It encodes:
- the LOC110923788 gene encoding disease resistance protein RUN1; the encoded protein is MASTSSQPSMGSSRPCQTRFNVFLSFRGEDTRHSFTDHLYAALNRASIYAFRDNDEIKSGQALEPEIVKAIENSRASIVVLSQNYAKSRWCLEELSLILEQKRKCNHFVLPVFYHVDPSDVRNQRQSFLIEPKEGKWTEVNVTRWKSALTEVANLAGMVVSGSETEFIANIVDRIDSELDLKLISTPAHLIGMENRAEYINSWLKDEHSNNNVLAVCGMGGSGKTTLAQYIYNSNKHNFESACFLEDIGKHSKETYGLLGLQKQLLTDILGGNNKMISCVAEGTTKINNVLQMKKVLIVLDDIDELDELDAILGTKATYTQGKIIVTTRLLNIHSWFESISWRCHVHEHKLLNGQESLEVLSYYAFGSKLPLEGFGDLALQLAQYCGGNPLALKVLGSSLFVSAADPRERNYIVEIWKSRLNSLSSLKGDLDSKIQGVLQKSFDSLPHARDKELFLHIVAFFVGEDEDYVVKILENDWHATDGIMTLINRCLLTISPNKKLVVHQLLQDMARTIDREESKDHAKRSRVWCDEESYCVLTKGNVSETIEGLTLDTRKLKKCTKVPTIKTSSLAKMHKLKLLQLKYVKLSGSYKNFPKLRWLCWHRCYLRTIPLGLLMNNFLVAIDLTRGNLEKFEPPQVLNSLKILNLRSCTRLVSIRKLCRLPNLETLILWHCYRLAHVCETIGSLQSLVLLNLVGCTKLWKSSRNKKHVYQLERIKALCNGGGTQEEPLLSFPQSLRFLFLDYCDLEYQNDLSVLFNGPLVGISLRGNLFEFMPNNIELRMLRVLNLTSCKNLKSILCLPSTIEELYTYRCRSLEKVTFQSTRFELRKFRYKGCLKLSKVQGLFKLVAIKELAEAYLGKMKWIKEYQDHKVDLVGDEVTKGRIWHMQMLYEYGIRSTYMHGIKDHSMVAIEHTSAHPFLSFHVSLHPNKHKIQGLNVSCLYRTSGSDYTHRGCLVARIKNMTKGVTWIYIPMVYCKPRVNEDTMWLSYWPIGNTLDVSDRVIVSFFVEEGMSVSKCSASLVYMDDCEVEQEEKWTKKAMQKKEVIGGDLSEFEVTKGVYYLCRRDIFKSVTPYMKALLGRAIPHTELQGWRKSHQLQHDFEGYMHLIYFNELVHRDTLHKLVRLGYFNSESNIPKIQKAVSRLLGVDYVWYNEDEKRLFVYGYVDSMEVEMCAREFEKNAKIVYVDYGIIHPECEFLVTRLAKYVSKNVYRLLPS